A single window of Sulfitobacter sp. JL08 DNA harbors:
- a CDS encoding CbbQ/NirQ/NorQ/GpvN family protein, giving the protein MDGTFAPNKKGAADAPFYLPQGDECALFEAASANDLPVLLKGPTGCGKTRFVTHMAARLGRPLYTVACHDDLSAADLIGRYLLKGGETVWVDGPLTRAVREGAICYLDEVVEARKDVTVVLHPLTDDRRILPIDRTGEELEAAPGFMLVASYNPGYQNILKTLKPSTRQRFLAVEFDFPKPDVEVEVVACESGLDVDRVKPLVRLGGKLRALKGQDLEEGVSTRLIVYAATLIAQGMPVERAVEAAMIEPLTDDADIKRGLLDLVTAIFG; this is encoded by the coding sequence ATGGATGGCACCTTTGCCCCGAACAAGAAGGGGGCGGCTGACGCCCCCTTTTACCTGCCGCAGGGCGATGAATGCGCCCTGTTCGAAGCGGCCAGCGCGAATGATCTGCCGGTTCTTCTGAAAGGTCCGACAGGCTGTGGCAAGACACGCTTTGTCACCCATATGGCCGCCCGTCTTGGCCGCCCGCTTTATACGGTAGCCTGTCATGACGATCTGTCAGCAGCCGACCTGATCGGGCGGTATCTGCTGAAAGGCGGAGAAACCGTTTGGGTCGATGGCCCGCTGACCCGCGCGGTGCGCGAAGGCGCGATCTGCTACCTTGACGAAGTGGTCGAGGCGCGAAAGGACGTGACTGTAGTCTTGCATCCGTTGACGGATGACCGGCGTATCCTGCCGATCGACCGTACCGGAGAAGAGCTTGAAGCCGCGCCCGGATTTATGCTGGTGGCCTCGTACAACCCCGGTTACCAGAATATTCTCAAAACCCTTAAACCATCGACACGCCAGCGCTTTCTGGCCGTTGAATTCGACTTTCCCAAGCCCGATGTCGAGGTGGAAGTCGTGGCCTGTGAAAGTGGGCTGGATGTTGACCGGGTCAAACCGCTTGTCCGACTTGGCGGGAAATTGCGGGCCCTGAAAGGTCAGGATCTGGAAGAGGGTGTTTCAACACGGCTGATCGTCTATGCGGCCACGTTGATAGCACAAGGCATGCCCGTGGAACGGGCCGTCGAAGCGGCGATGATCGAACCGCTGACCGATGATGCCGATATCAAACGCGGGCTCCTCGATCTTGTTACGGCCATCTTCGGGTGA
- a CDS encoding cbb3-type cytochrome c oxidase subunit I, producing the protein MKYQSQKIAYAYFGVALGLFAIQIVGGLLAGFVYVMPNTLSELLPFNIIRMLHTNSLVVWLLLGFFGAAYFLIPEEAEREIHSPTIAYLQLIILVVGTLGVVLTYVFNLFEGNWLLGKEGREFLEQPKWVKVGIVVAALMFLYNVSMTVLKGKKTAITNILLLGLWGLALLFLFAFYNPDNLALDKQYWWYVIHLWVEGVWELIMASILAYLMLKLTGVDREVVEKWLYVIVAAALFSGILGTGHHYYWIGSPGYWQWIGSIFSSLEVIPFFMMMAFAFVMVWKGRRDHPNKAALLWSLGCATLAFFGAGVWGFLHTLHGVNYYTHGTQITAAHGHLAFYGAYVCLNLAIFTYAMPILKGRDPYNQVLNMASFWLMSGGMVFMTFTLTFAGTVQTHMQRVLGENFMDVQDSIALFYWMRFGSGVVVFLGVLLFLYAIFVPRREVIEPGKTVAAE; encoded by the coding sequence ATGAAATACCAATCACAAAAAATCGCGTATGCGTATTTTGGGGTGGCGCTTGGCCTGTTCGCGATCCAGATCGTGGGCGGTTTGCTGGCGGGGTTTGTGTATGTGATGCCCAACACCCTGTCAGAGCTTTTGCCCTTTAACATTATCCGGATGCTGCACACCAACAGCCTTGTTGTGTGGCTGCTTCTGGGCTTTTTCGGCGCGGCCTATTTCCTGATCCCGGAAGAAGCCGAGCGTGAAATCCATTCGCCTACCATTGCCTATCTGCAACTGATCATCCTGGTGGTCGGAACACTGGGCGTTGTGCTGACCTATGTGTTCAACCTGTTCGAAGGCAACTGGTTGCTGGGCAAGGAAGGACGCGAGTTTCTGGAACAACCCAAATGGGTCAAGGTGGGCATCGTCGTGGCTGCATTGATGTTCCTTTACAATGTCAGCATGACAGTTCTGAAAGGCAAGAAAACCGCAATCACCAACATCCTGTTGCTGGGTTTGTGGGGTCTGGCACTGTTGTTCCTGTTCGCCTTTTACAATCCTGACAATCTGGCGCTGGACAAACAGTACTGGTGGTATGTGATCCACCTGTGGGTGGAAGGCGTGTGGGAGCTGATAATGGCATCCATTCTGGCCTACCTGATGCTCAAGCTGACCGGCGTGGACCGCGAGGTGGTTGAAAAGTGGCTTTACGTCATCGTTGCCGCAGCGCTGTTTTCCGGCATCCTTGGTACCGGACACCATTATTACTGGATCGGATCACCCGGTTACTGGCAGTGGATCGGATCCATCTTCAGTTCGCTTGAAGTGATCCCGTTCTTCATGATGATGGCCTTTGCCTTTGTCATGGTCTGGAAGGGCCGTCGGGACCATCCGAACAAGGCAGCACTGTTGTGGAGCCTTGGCTGCGCCACACTGGCGTTCTTCGGGGCGGGTGTCTGGGGCTTCCTGCACACGCTGCACGGGGTCAACTACTATACCCACGGCACCCAGATCACGGCTGCGCACGGACACCTTGCGTTTTATGGTGCCTATGTCTGCCTTAACCTTGCGATCTTCACCTATGCGATGCCGATCCTGAAAGGGCGTGATCCCTATAATCAGGTGCTGAACATGGCGTCGTTCTGGCTGATGTCGGGTGGTATGGTGTTCATGACCTTCACACTGACCTTTGCTGGCACTGTCCAAACCCACATGCAGCGCGTGCTGGGCGAAAACTTTATGGACGTGCAGGACAGCATCGCGCTGTTCTACTGGATGCGCTTTGGGTCCGGTGTGGTCGTCTTCCTGGGCGTTCTGTTGTTCCTTTACGCGATCTTTGTGCCCCGGCGCGAAGTGATCGAACCCGGTAAAACAGTAGCAGCGGAGTGA
- a CDS encoding c-type cytochrome, with the protein MREVMTKSMARNIFFGGSLFFIIIFVGLSVHSHRYIVTTSTDHEGITESVALGKHLWEQNGCINCHTILGEGAYFAPELANVMTRWGVEDDPEAAFETLKGWMEAMPTGIEGRRQMPNFGLNDEEYRALSDFLLWTDSIDAQGWPPNDAG; encoded by the coding sequence ATGCGCGAAGTCATGACCAAGAGCATGGCCCGGAACATCTTTTTCGGGGGATCCCTGTTCTTTATTATCATCTTTGTGGGGCTGTCGGTTCATTCGCACCGTTACATCGTCACCACATCTACCGATCACGAGGGCATCACCGAAAGCGTTGCCCTTGGAAAACACCTTTGGGAACAGAACGGTTGTATCAACTGTCACACGATCCTTGGCGAAGGCGCGTATTTCGCGCCTGAACTGGCGAACGTGATGACCCGCTGGGGCGTCGAAGACGATCCGGAGGCGGCGTTTGAAACGCTCAAAGGCTGGATGGAGGCCATGCCGACAGGCATCGAAGGCCGCCGTCAGATGCCGAACTTTGGCCTGAACGACGAAGAATACCGCGCCCTCAGTGATTTTCTGCTGTGGACCGATTCTATCGATGCGCAGGGCTGGCCGCCCAATGATGCGGGCTGA
- a CDS encoding NnrS family protein produces MTSLISRLFSQGFRIFFLAAGAFAIFSMLVWELYLGVHFAGGMIYDLPFAPPPHLWHAHEMIFGYSAAALGGFLLTAVPNWTGAKAAPQRFIAVAAGVWLAGRAVMWWSGTLPASLVAIADLAFLPIMIAQIMSQLIKRPKPQNMVLVGFLGAIWVSNLVVHLEWMGVTEDSAAVGLRAGLFALCAMIAVLGGRVTPAFTRNAMKRAGVAEAFWPTSPNRIERPAILLMAALPLALLIGLPAWVLGGMAAIAGILQCLRVACWRPFWTWNQPILWSLHLGMLTLGVGLVSWGASQFALSSEVAALHVLGIGCIGGMTLAVMSRAILGHSGRPLIAPVAVAVAYGLIILAAGLRWVGSTLSGDFYFPMMLGAGGIWIIAFTLYLIALWPAISGPRQTA; encoded by the coding sequence ATGACATCGCTGATCTCACGTCTGTTTTCCCAGGGCTTCCGCATCTTCTTTCTGGCTGCGGGGGCGTTTGCGATATTTTCGATGCTGGTATGGGAATTGTATCTGGGGGTGCATTTCGCCGGCGGCATGATTTATGATCTGCCCTTCGCCCCGCCGCCGCATCTGTGGCACGCACACGAGATGATATTCGGCTACTCTGCTGCGGCGTTGGGGGGCTTTCTGCTGACAGCCGTGCCAAACTGGACCGGTGCCAAGGCCGCGCCGCAACGCTTTATCGCCGTCGCTGCGGGTGTCTGGCTTGCCGGACGGGCTGTCATGTGGTGGTCCGGTACCTTGCCGGCGAGTTTGGTTGCCATTGCCGATCTTGCCTTTCTGCCGATCATGATCGCCCAGATCATGTCGCAACTGATCAAACGGCCGAAACCTCAGAACATGGTTCTTGTCGGGTTTCTTGGCGCAATCTGGGTCAGCAATCTGGTGGTGCATCTGGAATGGATGGGCGTGACAGAGGACAGTGCAGCCGTCGGATTGCGGGCCGGTCTGTTTGCGCTGTGCGCGATGATTGCTGTTCTGGGCGGACGCGTGACACCGGCCTTTACCCGAAATGCGATGAAACGCGCAGGTGTCGCGGAAGCTTTTTGGCCAACCAGCCCGAACCGGATCGAGCGCCCTGCCATTCTGTTAATGGCGGCGTTGCCGCTGGCCCTGTTGATCGGTTTGCCCGCATGGGTGTTGGGGGGAATGGCCGCAATTGCCGGCATTCTGCAATGTCTGCGTGTGGCCTGCTGGCGGCCGTTCTGGACGTGGAACCAACCGATCCTTTGGTCGTTGCATCTGGGCATGCTGACGCTTGGCGTGGGGCTGGTGTCTTGGGGGGCCAGCCAGTTCGCCCTGTCCAGCGAAGTTGCGGCACTGCATGTTCTGGGCATCGGTTGCATCGGGGGTATGACACTGGCCGTGATGAGCCGTGCAATACTGGGCCATAGCGGGCGCCCGTTGATTGCGCCGGTTGCGGTCGCTGTTGCCTACGGGCTGATCATTCTGGCCGCCGGTTTGCGCTGGGTCGGATCCACGCTGTCGGGCGATTTCTATTTTCCCATGATGCTGGGCGCCGGTGGCATCTGGATCATCGCCTTTACCCTTTACCTGATCGCGCTGTGGCCGGCTATATCGGGGCCGCGCCAGACCGCGTGA
- a CDS encoding NosR/NirI family protein produces MVRQLVSMMICVLACVAPASVHFASAQTVRPQMEQGIAAIPPTPEIAQGLFDLQDAPVITRDEAAVPGWSVSQGGRVVGHIASTWEIARSVGYSGRPLDVMVAIGPQGRIVGARLMQHNEPILTLGLTDQDIARFVDGFAGIDLTNPDGAGDGPDMPDIISRATVSTGVIRDSILRTARTLAIGRGLLPGGGIDRISFEAKDWPTLIAENAISHSVVTLDTARAALSGAKVPVPAGDAPFIEVWVALADPPTIGRNILGQQQYTRAVGALGPGDVVLFVASRGLHSHRGTDWRKTGVFDRIVLVQGDRRVPITDAGYVRVDKLATAGAPETKERSLFTIPPDGFDPTRPFTLELTATRPDSAGNDLSFVIDVPYALPETHLVPPPPEAAPLWQLTWQDKRFAVISVAAMQIILTLILLFQESVVRRPKLWRAIRLGFLTTTLVWLGWILNGQLSVVQVVAFVHSLLNGFRWETFLIEPVIFTLWAGVGLGLLFWGRGVFCGWLCPFGALQELSNVIAQRLGVPQIKVPHALHERLWIIKYTLFVAILALSFYSMTQALILAEAEPFKTAISMQMMRAWPFVAFVLVLLTAGLFIERFYCRYLCPLGAALAIPAKLKIFDWLHRRPQCGRECRLCETKCTVGAIDPLGRINPNECVLCLRCQVVMNDAATCPVLKRRQRATPAVGGSSA; encoded by the coding sequence ATGGTTCGTCAACTTGTATCCATGATGATTTGTGTGTTGGCCTGTGTTGCACCGGCTTCGGTGCATTTTGCCAGTGCGCAAACTGTGCGTCCGCAGATGGAGCAGGGCATTGCCGCGATCCCGCCAACACCCGAGATTGCCCAGGGCCTTTTTGATCTGCAGGATGCGCCGGTCATCACACGCGACGAAGCCGCCGTTCCGGGGTGGTCCGTATCCCAGGGCGGCAGGGTTGTTGGCCATATTGCGTCGACATGGGAAATTGCACGCTCTGTCGGCTACTCGGGCCGTCCGCTGGATGTGATGGTGGCCATTGGTCCGCAAGGCCGCATCGTTGGCGCCAGGCTGATGCAGCACAACGAACCCATTCTGACTTTGGGCCTGACAGATCAGGACATCGCCAGATTCGTCGATGGGTTTGCCGGTATTGACCTGACGAACCCAGACGGGGCGGGTGACGGCCCCGATATGCCGGACATTATCTCCCGCGCGACGGTTTCTACAGGTGTAATCAGGGATTCGATCCTGCGGACTGCGCGCACATTGGCAATCGGGCGCGGATTGCTGCCCGGTGGTGGCATCGACCGGATCAGTTTTGAAGCAAAGGACTGGCCCACACTGATTGCCGAAAACGCAATTTCGCACAGCGTGGTAACACTCGATACCGCGCGCGCGGCCTTGAGCGGGGCCAAGGTTCCGGTTCCCGCAGGGGATGCGCCCTTCATAGAGGTATGGGTCGCCCTGGCCGATCCCCCCACGATTGGCCGCAATATTCTGGGACAGCAGCAATATACCCGCGCTGTCGGGGCGCTTGGACCCGGTGACGTGGTTCTGTTTGTTGCCTCGCGCGGGCTTCATTCGCACCGGGGCACTGATTGGCGCAAGACCGGCGTTTTTGACAGGATCGTTCTGGTGCAGGGCGACAGGCGTGTGCCGATCACCGATGCAGGATATGTGCGCGTTGATAAACTGGCCACGGCGGGTGCGCCGGAAACCAAGGAACGCAGCCTGTTCACGATCCCGCCGGACGGCTTTGACCCGACCCGCCCGTTCACCCTTGAACTGACGGCGACACGCCCCGACAGCGCCGGGAATGACCTGTCATTCGTGATTGATGTTCCATACGCCTTGCCTGAAACGCATCTGGTGCCGCCCCCGCCCGAAGCTGCGCCGTTATGGCAGCTGACGTGGCAGGACAAACGGTTTGCCGTGATCAGCGTTGCAGCTATGCAAATCATACTGACCCTGATCCTTCTGTTTCAGGAATCCGTGGTGCGCCGGCCCAAATTGTGGCGGGCCATCCGGCTGGGGTTTCTGACAACCACACTGGTCTGGCTGGGTTGGATTCTGAACGGCCAGTTGTCTGTCGTGCAGGTCGTCGCCTTTGTGCATTCCCTGCTGAACGGATTTCGCTGGGAAACATTCCTGATCGAACCGGTCATATTCACGCTTTGGGCGGGTGTCGGTCTGGGTTTGTTGTTTTGGGGGCGGGGTGTGTTCTGTGGTTGGCTATGCCCGTTTGGCGCTTTGCAGGAACTGTCGAATGTTATCGCGCAACGTCTGGGTGTGCCCCAGATCAAGGTGCCGCATGCCCTGCACGAACGGCTGTGGATCATCAAGTACACCTTGTTCGTGGCGATTCTGGCGCTGTCCTTCTATTCGATGACACAGGCGCTAATTCTGGCAGAGGCAGAGCCGTTCAAGACGGCGATTTCCATGCAGATGATGCGCGCATGGCCATTTGTGGCCTTTGTGCTGGTGCTGCTTACGGCCGGGCTGTTTATCGAACGGTTTTATTGCCGCTATCTTTGCCCGCTGGGCGCCGCACTGGCCATTCCGGCCAAGCTCAAGATATTCGACTGGCTGCACCGCCGCCCGCAATGCGGCCGCGAATGCCGGTTGTGCGAGACCAAGTGTACGGTCGGCGCGATTGATCCGCTGGGCCGTATCAACCCGAACGAATGTGTTCTGTGCCTCAGATGTCAGGTTGTCATGAATGATGCCGCAACCTGCCCTGTTCTGAAAAGGCGCCAACGCGCCACACCCGCTGTAGGAGGGTCATCCGCATGA
- a CDS encoding nitrite reductase: MKSKTAIRRASLLTSAAVALGLAVTGASAQEKPKDHGDDAAAAYQPSMTTLGQIQVEIPGRKPGDPVMTPSEFQKATTIYFERCAGCHGVLRKGATGKALTTDITRENGFEYLRDFITYGSPAGMPNWGTSGDFTEEDVDLMARYLLLEPPAPPEYGMPQMRESWKVLIAPEDRPTEKMNDWDIDNLFSVTLRDAGQIALIDGASYEIKSVIDTGYAVHISRISASGRYLLVIGRDAKINMIDLWMENPATVAEIKVGAEARSVETSKMEGFEDKYAIAGSYWPPQYVIMDGNTLEPLKIKSTRGMIYDEQTYHPEPRVAAIISSHYKPEFIVNVKETGKILLVDYSDIKNLKVTEIEAERFLHDGGLDSTKRYFLTAANARNKVAVIDTKEGSLTAMVETEGATPHPGRGANINHPTYGPVWATSHLGDDTVALIGTDPEGHPDHAWKMVQQLYAMGGGSLFVKTHPTSEHLYVDAPLNPDAEVSGSVAVFKIADLAQEEPEFTVLPIVEWAGIADGQPRVVQGEYNQAGNEIWFSVWNAADLESAIVVVDDKTLELKHVIKDERLITPTGKFNVYNTRADVY, from the coding sequence ATGAAATCCAAAACAGCCATCCGGCGCGCATCACTTTTGACAAGCGCTGCAGTCGCACTGGGCCTTGCCGTGACAGGCGCATCAGCCCAGGAAAAGCCAAAAGACCACGGCGATGACGCCGCTGCGGCCTATCAACCAAGCATGACAACGCTTGGTCAGATCCAGGTCGAAATTCCGGGCAGAAAACCCGGCGACCCTGTCATGACACCTTCCGAATTCCAGAAGGCGACAACCATCTATTTCGAACGGTGCGCAGGCTGCCACGGCGTGCTGCGCAAAGGCGCGACCGGCAAGGCATTGACCACCGATATCACCCGCGAAAACGGGTTTGAATATCTGCGCGACTTTATCACATACGGCTCTCCTGCGGGCATGCCCAACTGGGGAACCTCGGGTGACTTTACCGAAGAAGACGTGGACCTGATGGCCCGCTATCTGCTGCTTGAACCGCCCGCGCCGCCCGAATACGGCATGCCGCAAATGCGCGAAAGCTGGAAAGTTCTGATCGCGCCGGAAGACCGCCCAACCGAAAAAATGAACGATTGGGATATCGACAATCTGTTTTCTGTGACATTGCGCGATGCCGGCCAGATCGCCTTGATCGACGGTGCAAGCTATGAAATCAAATCGGTGATCGACACCGGTTACGCTGTGCACATCAGCCGGATTTCCGCATCCGGTCGCTATCTGCTGGTGATTGGCCGTGACGCCAAGATCAACATGATCGACCTGTGGATGGAAAACCCGGCCACGGTTGCCGAAATCAAGGTCGGTGCCGAAGCGCGGTCTGTCGAAACATCCAAAATGGAAGGGTTCGAGGACAAATACGCCATCGCCGGCAGCTACTGGCCGCCGCAATACGTGATCATGGATGGCAACACGCTGGAACCGCTCAAGATCAAATCCACCCGTGGCATGATCTATGACGAACAGACCTATCACCCCGAACCTCGGGTCGCGGCGATTATTTCGTCCCACTACAAACCTGAATTCATCGTGAACGTGAAGGAAACCGGCAAGATTCTGTTGGTCGACTATTCAGACATCAAGAACCTGAAAGTCACCGAAATCGAAGCCGAACGGTTCCTGCATGATGGTGGTCTGGACAGCACCAAACGTTACTTCCTGACAGCGGCCAACGCCCGTAACAAAGTGGCGGTGATCGACACCAAGGAAGGGTCGCTGACTGCAATGGTCGAAACCGAAGGTGCGACACCGCACCCGGGTCGCGGAGCCAACATCAACCACCCGACATACGGACCCGTCTGGGCTACATCCCACCTTGGTGACGATACTGTTGCCCTGATCGGAACAGACCCGGAAGGCCACCCCGATCATGCGTGGAAGATGGTGCAGCAGCTTTACGCCATGGGTGGCGGATCGCTGTTTGTGAAAACTCACCCCACATCAGAGCATCTGTATGTCGATGCGCCGCTGAACCCGGATGCCGAAGTTTCCGGTTCGGTCGCGGTCTTCAAAATTGCAGACCTGGCGCAGGAAGAACCTGAATTCACTGTTCTTCCGATCGTCGAATGGGCGGGAATCGCTGATGGTCAACCTCGTGTTGTCCAAGGCGAATACAACCAGGCCGGCAACGAAATCTGGTTCTCGGTCTGGAATGCTGCCGATCTGGAATCAGCCATCGTTGTTGTCGATGACAAGACGCTGGAGCTCAAGCACGTCATCAAAGACGAACGCCTGATCACACCGACTGGCAAGTTCAACGTCTACAACACACGTGCCGACGTTTACTGA
- the cobA gene encoding uroporphyrinogen-III C-methyltransferase, protein MTHAGKVYLIGAGPGDADLMTLRALRMLQSADAVVYDRLVSPEILDLAPATAQMIPVGKAPKCHTVPQDRINEILTELALQGLTVARLKGGDPLIFGRGSEEAAHLMDHGIEVEYAPGITAAQGMAAATGVPLTHRGLATGVRYVTGHRAADQKLDLDWASLANTDTTLVVYMGVANISEIALRLMGEGMPGSMPVMAISSATTPREKRLISRLDQVGVDIQAMPLRAPVLFVIGHVVSLYREQPVHSQEAQPLLAAMAGE, encoded by the coding sequence ATGACTCATGCAGGTAAAGTATATCTGATCGGTGCCGGACCCGGCGATGCAGACCTGATGACATTGCGCGCCTTGCGCATGTTGCAAAGCGCGGATGCGGTTGTTTACGACCGCCTTGTTTCTCCTGAAATTCTGGATCTTGCACCGGCAACGGCGCAAATGATCCCGGTGGGCAAAGCCCCCAAATGCCACACGGTTCCACAGGACCGGATCAATGAAATTCTGACCGAACTGGCCCTGCAGGGCCTGACCGTTGCCCGCCTCAAGGGCGGTGACCCGTTGATTTTCGGGCGCGGATCGGAAGAAGCCGCGCATCTGATGGATCACGGCATCGAAGTAGAATACGCCCCCGGCATCACCGCCGCCCAGGGCATGGCCGCCGCAACCGGCGTGCCGTTGACCCATCGCGGCCTTGCGACCGGTGTGCGTTATGTGACCGGCCACCGGGCCGCTGATCAGAAACTGGATCTGGACTGGGCCAGTCTGGCCAACACCGACACCACGCTTGTTGTCTATATGGGTGTCGCAAACATCAGCGAAATCGCCTTGCGCCTGATGGGCGAAGGCATGCCCGGTTCGATGCCTGTGATGGCGATTTCAAGCGCGACAACCCCGCGTGAAAAACGTCTGATCTCGCGGCTTGACCAGGTTGGCGTCGACATTCAGGCAATGCCGCTGCGCGCGCCGGTTCTGTTCGTCATCGGACATGTCGTGTCACTCTACCGCGAACAACCGGTCCACTCGCAGGAGGCGCAGCCACTTCTGGCCGCGATGGCCGGTGAATAG
- a CDS encoding c-type cytochrome: protein MNRLFAYLFLASAAIAGDRADVDGPALERLVKQDCGSCHGLTLKGGLGPDIQPSSLAHHDPETLGTIILDGIPGTAMPPWRPLLTKAEVEWVVTYLLTGVAE, encoded by the coding sequence GTGAATAGGCTGTTTGCATATCTGTTTCTGGCCAGTGCCGCCATTGCGGGCGATCGGGCAGACGTTGACGGCCCTGCGCTGGAACGCCTTGTGAAACAGGATTGTGGCTCATGTCACGGCCTGACGCTCAAGGGCGGGCTTGGTCCTGATATCCAGCCTAGCTCCCTTGCGCACCACGATCCTGAAACGCTGGGGACCATTATCCTTGACGGTATTCCGGGCACAGCCATGCCCCCATGGCGTCCGTTGTTGACCAAAGCCGAGGTGGAATGGGTCGTGACCTATCTTTTGACCGGAGTCGCAGAATGA
- a CDS encoding cytochrome D1 domain-containing protein, which yields MNRVVLTTICTLVFGAPAFSQSTGDLGLVVERATGSLLVVDQSDRAKIGRIEGLGDLSHASLVYSPDQQFAFVFGRDGGLTKVDILSQTIVARVMQAGNSIGGAISDDGKLVAVSNYEPGGVRIFETETLAMVADIPTGAKTIGLVDIPESRFVFTLWDDGETWIVDMSGDTPAITKIKDIGINPYDALVTADGRTYITGLFGEDHLTALDLWQDIPEPQPILQGYGKGREGLPVYKMPHLEGWALAGGEFVLPAIGQHEVLWVDARSLQETGRTATHGQPVFAMSRPDGRHVWVNFAHPLNDTIQVIDSTTKAVIHEFSPGPGVLHMEFTPRGHEVWLSVRDAGKVMIYDTQTFEKLREIDAESPSGIFFTARAHRLGL from the coding sequence ATGAACCGTGTTGTGCTGACAACCATTTGCACGCTAGTCTTTGGTGCGCCCGCCTTTTCCCAATCCACCGGCGATCTTGGTCTTGTCGTCGAACGCGCCACCGGGTCGCTTCTGGTGGTCGATCAATCGGATCGTGCGAAGATCGGACGGATCGAAGGATTGGGCGACCTCAGCCACGCGTCACTGGTTTATTCCCCTGACCAGCAATTCGCCTTTGTGTTCGGCCGCGATGGTGGCCTGACCAAGGTCGATATCCTGTCACAGACCATCGTGGCGCGTGTGATGCAGGCGGGAAATTCTATCGGAGGTGCGATCTCTGATGATGGAAAGCTGGTCGCGGTCTCCAATTACGAACCCGGCGGCGTGCGTATTTTTGAAACTGAAACGCTCGCAATGGTTGCCGACATCCCCACCGGCGCAAAAACCATCGGACTGGTCGACATCCCCGAAAGCCGGTTTGTGTTCACCCTGTGGGATGATGGCGAAACCTGGATTGTAGACATGTCGGGCGACACACCCGCGATCACCAAAATCAAGGATATCGGCATAAACCCTTATGATGCGCTGGTCACAGCTGACGGGCGGACATACATCACCGGCCTGTTCGGAGAAGACCACCTGACTGCGCTGGATCTGTGGCAGGATATCCCCGAACCGCAACCGATCCTGCAAGGATATGGCAAGGGGCGCGAAGGTTTACCGGTCTACAAGATGCCGCATCTGGAAGGATGGGCCTTGGCAGGCGGAGAATTCGTGCTGCCGGCGATCGGCCAGCACGAAGTATTGTGGGTCGATGCCCGCAGTTTGCAGGAAACCGGGCGCACAGCGACTCATGGACAACCTGTCTTTGCCATGTCCCGTCCCGATGGCCGTCACGTCTGGGTGAATTTTGCCCACCCGCTGAACGATACGATTCAGGTGATCGACAGCACCACGAAAGCGGTCATTCATGAATTCAGCCCGGGGCCCGGTGTACTTCATATGGAGTTCACTCCACGCGGACACGAAGTTTGGCTGTCCGTCCGCGACGCCGGTAAAGTCATGATCTACGACACGCAAACCTTTGAAAAGTTGCGCGAAATTGACGCGGAAAGCCCCTCTGGCATTTTCTTTACGGCCCGCGCGCATCGGTTGGGGTTGTAA